The nucleotide sequence CTGCTGCAGCTAGTGAAGAAAAAGCCGAAGAAAAAACAGAATTTAATGTTATTCTAAAATCTGCTGGAGATAAAAAAATCCAGGTTATAAAAGTCATTAGAGAGCTAACACAGTTAGGCTTAAAGGAAGCAAAAGATCTAGTAGATGGTGCTCCAAGTAAAGTTAAAGAAAATGTAAGTAAGGAAGAAGCAGAAAGTATTAAGGCAAAATTAGAAGAAGCTGGCGCAGTGGTAGAAATCAATTAACATACGTTTTTTTCAAAAGAAGAGGCTATTGGGTCTCTTCTTTTTTTTGTTTATTATACCAACAATAAATATTAAAAAATATTGATGAGGTGAATTATGGTACAGCCTCTTTGCTTAGATTATAGGTTAAGAGTTAATTTTGCTCAGACTCAAGAAGTATTATCTGTGCCAGATATTTTAAACATGGCTATAGAATCATACAACAGATTCTTACAAAAGGGAAGTGATTTCGAAAAAACATTAGAAAATGCTTTTAAAGAAATTTTTCCTATAGAAGATGTTCATGGTAAGATCAAATTGGAATATGTTGATTATTACCTACGAGAATCTAAATATAACCCAATGATTTGTAAACTTAAAGGCATAACGTACGGTGCTTCTTTAATGCTCAAGGTTAAGCTAACACTCTGGGATACAGATGCTTCTGGGAATAAAATCGGTGTTAGAGATATAAAAGAGCAGGAAATTTATGTATGTGAATTTCCTTTGATGAGTGAATCAGGAAGTTTTATTATAAATGGCGTAGAGAGAGTTATTGTAAATCAATTACACAGATCCCCAGGTGTTATCTTTAAAAATTTGACTCAACAAAAAGAAAACAATTATTATGCTCAAATAATACCTGAAAAAGGCAGCTGGGTTGAATTTGAAACTGACAACAAGAATCTTCTGCATATAAGAATAGATAGAAAAAAGAAATTTCCAGCGACTGTTATACTAAAAGCTCTTGGTTTTAACGATTTAGATATTTTAAATAGAATTTACAAATTAATAGATATACATGTAAAAGATGGCAATTTTTACGCAAAGCCTGATAAAAATTTACAGGGCTTTAAAGTTAAAGAAGATATTATGGTAGA is from Desulfurella sp. and encodes:
- the rplL gene encoding 50S ribosomal protein L7/L12, with protein sequence MADITRQDVIKFIENMTVLELSEFVKELEEKFGVSAAAPQVAVASAQPAAASEEKAEEKTEFNVILKSAGDKKIQVIKVIRELTQLGLKEAKDLVDGAPSKVKENVSKEEAESIKAKLEEAGAVVEIN